In a single window of the Nicotiana tomentosiformis chromosome 8, ASM39032v3, whole genome shotgun sequence genome:
- the LOC138897175 gene encoding uncharacterized protein: MRDLSREQNLKQKGTLPSDTIANPKGSGSGPTSHYMAITTQSGKLLQGENEHVVKVEDSEQEVEAQVEVPNVVEVERLPKKVKTHEVNHEEVKEKVIEGPKILAPIPRPPPPLPQGLARKVDDSKLEMLYDILKQLSMNIPFVEAFQDMLGFSKYLKDLITKTKTTKNEVVNMTHRVSSIIATTVVQKKEDPRAFTIP, translated from the coding sequence ATGAGGGATCTCTCAAGAGAACAAAATCTGAAGCAAAAAGGCACGCTCCCAAGTGATACAATTGCAAACCCAAAAGGTAGTGGGAGTGGTCCAACCTCTCATTATATGGCAATCACAACTCAAAGCGGAAAACTACTTCAAGGAGAGAATGAACATGTGGTCAAAGTAGAAGATTCTGAACAAGAAGTCGAGGCACAAGTTGAGGTGCCAAATGTTGTTGAAGTTGAAAGACTCCCGAAGAAGGTGAAAACCCATGAAGTGAACCATGAAGAGGTTAAGGAAAAGGTAATAGAGGGACCAAAAATTCTAGCACCAATTCCTAGACCTCCTCCTCCTTTGCCTCAAGGACTAGCTAGAAAGGTTGATGATAGCAAACTCGAGATGTTATATGatatcctaaagcaattatcgatgaacattccatttgtggaagcatttcaagataTGCTAGGTTTTTCTAAGTACTTGAAGGACTTGATCACTAAAACGAAAACCACCAAGAATGAAGTGGTGAATATGACTCATCGGGTTAGTTCAATCATTGCAACAACTGTCGTCCAAAAGAAAGAGGACCCGAGAGCCTTCACCATTCCATGA